The genome window GTCCAGCAGCTCCTCAGGCTGACTTCCCAGATCGGCTATGAAGATCGCATGAAAGATTTGCGGATTTTCAAAGGAATGCTGACAAAAGATTTCCCACACCCGCAAGTAACGTTCCTGTGCCGTCAAGCCTGGTTCGCGATAGACCTGGATGGCCGCATCTGTATACGGCTTGAGAAATTTCATGGACGCGAAAAACACGAGGTGGGAAAGCTCGCTGAAGTAATTGTAGATCGTCGCACTGTTGTAGCCGGCCAGGTCGGCAACTTTGCGGATCGTGACGTTTGGTACGCCCTCCTCCTGAATAATTTGGGCCGTAGCTTCCACGAAATATTTCCACATGCGCGTTCGTTGAATCGTTTTGTTTTTGCTCACCGTCATCACCTTATCCTACTTGCCAAGCCAAGAGCCGTGCATAGATTTACTGATAGTGTACTATGGACGGCCACACAAGAAAACGGGTTCTTGCAGGAGCGGCGCATCTGGCGGGTAAGGATTGGGGAGGCAGGACAAAATAGGTAACGCCAAAGAGCGGCACGTGAAAACACATCATGCCAGG of Brevibacillus choshinensis contains these proteins:
- a CDS encoding TetR/AcrR family transcriptional regulator, which translates into the protein MTVSKNKTIQRTRMWKYFVEATAQIIQEEGVPNVTIRKVADLAGYNSATIYNYFSELSHLVFFASMKFLKPYTDAAIQVYREPGLTAQERYLRVWEIFCQHSFENPQIFHAIFIADLGSQPEELLDHYYSVYPADLIAVPDELQQMLGTPNITQRGLFSLELLVKEGHLQQENIAAINELTLLIWQGMFTSFLNNRSRYSPDEATRHTVRYIREIVQNANQMHLADEAVQ